The following is a genomic window from Mus caroli chromosome 17, CAROLI_EIJ_v1.1, whole genome shotgun sequence.
AGGTGGGAGACCTTGAGCAAAGAGCGGGCAAAACCACCTGCAGGGAACAAGGAAAGTGAGTTTTCAGGCTGCTCCCAAATCCTGCAGTTGCAACAGGTGTAAATTTCCCCCCAAGCTTCTGGACCCAATTGATATCAGACCCCTATTTTCCTGCATGGGGagaagttcaagtccagccctCCAGCAGAGGAGTTTCAAGTGAAGACAGGACAGTTGGGCTGGGTTTTTGTAGCTGAACTTCATGTCTTCAGGAGCCAGGTTGCTGCACTGTGAGTTGTGTGTCTCCCCTCTATGCTGCCTAGTGAGGGCACCCTCTACCTTCTTGGAGTGCTGTGTAAGACTGGGCCTCACTCTAGCAGGAATATCTGCATCACTAACAGTCAAAGGCTGAAGGGTCCTTTTCCTGCCTAACTTTTCCCTTGTCATGCATGCTCTGGTGCCCTCAGACACTATGCCCTCCTGAGCAAAATAAATCATGGGGACTCTGCTTGCCCAGAAAGGAACTCACAGCTCCATgagatagagggagaggaggtttttttgtttgtttttttctgttttgtttttattcatgtcACTGGTTTGCAGATCAAGAATAAATTCAGAGTGACAATCATTAGTGAGCCCTGCGGTAAGACCAGGTGTAATATAACTCACTCTAGCTTCTACACAGCATAGGTACTAAGACAGACACCTTTAGGGCTgatcctttgttgttgttgttttgttttttgtattttaaattgggTTGATGTTAAGCTGTGTAGTACAAGCTGGCTTGGGACCAGTGATTTTCTTCTATCTGCCTCCACGGTATTGGGATTACAAGGTTGCCTGGCTGATTCTGACGATGCACAGAGCTTCAATCCGCTTCCAGATCAAAAGGCCAGGCGCACGTTAGCTATGGGAGTGTAATTTCAGAATCGCTTCCCTGTAGGCTGTCCGAGATCTGGTCAGCCTATGGTCTACACAGAGCCATTTCCATTCTTCCTGAAGGCAAATGGATTCTGGGGACCTGGGATAGTCTAAGTGGAGGTGATGTTTCTACAAGCCTTTTCAAAGGGACGGCCAGGCCGGGAGGCGTCTAAGGCGCCAGGGTTTCCCGCCTCCGGGCCTGAGTGCTAGGATAGAGCGCTAAGAATGGAAGATGCGCTCATGGAGAACAGGGACCAAGTCCCTCCCGGACGATGGTCCTGGAAAGAAGCCAGCAGATGCCACGGGTTCTCAAGTCTGTGGGCATCACACTAAACAGCCTCGGGCCAAGCTCTTCGGAGAACCGAGTCTGCTTCACTTTCAATCCGCCGCGCCGGATCAGGCCTCAATGGAAGGACCCAGAACGACACAAACCCGTAAGTCTTCCAGATAGCGATCAGGGCGAGGCCCGAGACGGAAGAGCTAGCGAGAGGAAATGCATCATTTCCGTTGCGCGGCCGGACCCACGTTTTGTAGTCGTGAAATTGGATGTGAAGTTCGGCTTCCGGTTTTGTGCGACGGAAGTGACGAAAGCGCGGTGCGCCTCAGCGTGCGAGTCGAGGTCGCTATGAACAGTGTCCTGTGCTCACGGGCTGCGGGGTGAGAGCCGTGAGGTGCCGGTGCGTGAGGGTGGGAGGTGGCCGTGGCTCCCGGACGCTTACTGCTGTCTCTCTTCCAGAGCGGTCCGGGCTCTGCGGCTCGTGGGCTGGGCTTCGCGAAGTTTGCATCCGCCGCCCCGTGGCCGGTCTCCAGCTCAGCCTGCAGACAGGGAAAAGGAGGACGAAGACCCCAACCTCCCGATCCAATTTTCCGGCAGCAAAGCCACCCCGATCCGCTGGACCGTGGAGCATTCCCTGGGGAAGCCGCAGCAGCGGCCCTGGTGGAAAGTGCTGCCGCTCACCCTCACACTCGTGGCTCTGGTAGTATGGTGCTACCAGAGGGAGGAGAGCGGCATGGACCTGTGGTTGGGGCAGGTGTTggaagaggaggacgaggaggagccGGAAGGTCCTCCGGAGGAGCTTGAAGCTCCGGCCCTCTACGGGGCTAGAACGTAACAGAGTGCGTGCTGAGGAAGGGACTAGGCAGCCGTCCTTTGGTTTTGTCGTCGAATTTGACGATTTCTGAACTGGTTCTGCGCATGTCCTCGTTGCTTAAAGGACTTGGATGGCGCTCTTGGCGCTGAGACACAAGAACACAGCACAAAGTTGGAGGCTTGAAATCTGATCTTTGCCGAACACCAATGCCCAGTGATTACGTCCAAAGAACTTTTGAGGTTCCTAGAAAAGGTTTTGGGTGCACCTTATGCTGTTGAGTTATGATGTGTTCATACAGCCTAATCATGTTTCCAGCGTTAATCTGGCGGAGGTGTTACCTGCAGTTCATTCGCTTTCCGAGACAGACTAACTGCTGAAGTGTAATTAGCTATGTGTGTGCAACATCAGttgaagctatttttaaaaactaacaaatgGAAAATACATTTGGTAAAGTCTAATGAACTCAATTTTCTCACCTCCCCTTTCATCAAGTaggctttggtttgtttgtttgtttgtttgttttgaaacacagTTTCCCTATATAGCTCTGGCAGGTCTGTCTAGAACTGGCTATGTAAACCAGCCTTGCCGCAGACttaagagatcagcctgcttctgctgccatctttttttttttttttttttcttctgctcttcATTCCCACGTgagaacttaaaaacaaaaacttgactGAAGTGGTAGTGTATGCCTGTCATCTCAACACTTatgaaactgaggcaggaggatcctaagTTTGGGATCTGCTTGGGCTACAAAGGGagggcctgtctcaaacaaaacaaaacaaaacatcaataacatagtggggtttttgtttctgtcttttcacAGAGTTGGGGTTGAACTCAGGAGTCTATTGTGCTATCCTACCAATGAGGTCTGTTTCCAGCTCACATAGAATtgcttttgcaaaaaaaaaaaaaaaaaaaaaaaaaaagtcacatttcaTGCAGCGGGTTCTCAGTGCTGCCAGGCTGATAACTTCTCTGAAGTGATGTGGGCAGTTGAACTCGTGAGCAGAATAAGTGGGGACACTCACTACACCTCTGCTTTCtcgttctctttctttccttcccccttcctttctaatttttcaagacaaggtttctttatgtagccctggccattctGGAATTCTggttgtatccctggctggccttgaactcagaggcagaggctgcatCCGCCTCCTGAGTGGTGCGAtcaaaggcgagcaccaccagaTCTGAGTTtcacatctattttattttacggATAGGAGAATAGGTTGTTAGCTGAAGGGTTAactaaatgtttattaaattttatttatttatttatttatttttttgtgccATGCTTGTCCTATTTCCCAAGTAGACTGTAGCTTGTGTTTTTCCTATTGTTTTCAGCCCAGTGAATTCTCTGGGTGAATGCCCAGCAAATATCAGGTGGGGAGAGGGCCTGTAACTATAAGCCAGCTGCATGTACAAGACGGTAGATAAACTGTTGGGCAGaaagaaatgattaaataaaacatGTTCTTTTGAGGGAGGAGGAGTTAACTGACGCTTACAAAATTAGATTtacttcatgtgtatgtatgtgcatcacatacaTGTCTGTTGCCTATACAGGtaggaagagggtgtcagattccctggaactggagatacaaatggctatgagcatccatgtaggttctgggaactgaacttgggtcctctggaagcgGAGCCATTACTTTTAACCACTGtgagcaatttctccagccccaacagcCACTTTTTGTAAGTTCTTGAAAATGGAAAGGCTCAGTAGTGTTGGAAGTGAGCTGTTACCCAGATAAAAACCTGTTCTGTTCTGAGCCGTAGCCCTCGACTACCAGCTTCAATAAAAGGACATGTCTGGCCCTTATGTGGGTGTCACAGGTGATGTTTGCAGAGGAATAAACACATCTTTTGATGAGAGACCTTTGCCCATGACCACAGTAAAGGTTGCTGTCACACCTTACGGAgccagctcctctctctctctctctctcacacacacacacacacacacacagataccttAGGTTGTCTTGTGTGTTTCTCCAGGCTGGAGTTGGGGGTTGACCTAGTTTTCATTTCCTGTTCCTCAGCAGTCTGAGACACATTTATTCCTCTGTAGGTTCCCCTGTCTGCCCTTCCCTGCTTGCTCATTCTTCtatttgatctttgaaaaaaCAATGTTTCTGTTTGCTGGGACTGCCTACAACTCACTATCCATCCACATGCTTGTGCAACCATTAAAATAAGTCCTTTAAGTTACCTTCAGGGTCTGTGGGCTAGGGGAAATGCTCAGGGGTAAGTGCTTGGCCGGCATGCACATGGCTCTGGGTTCTACCTCTAGCACCCAAACCAAAGGTAGGCTAGTTGTCAGAATTTGTCTGCAAAAATGTCATATGAAGAAGTCAGTAATCCTACCAGCAAATGGTAATTTTACCTTACTAGTACTTTAAAATATAGCATACATACGTGGACCGTGTATGTCTCTCTGTTAATATTTTAGATCGTGTTTCTGGAAATGGAATAGGTTTTCTGTAATCCTCCTTTCTGAAAACATCCCTTTCTTTTCTGCCCATTCCTTTCAGAACACTTGTGGCTGTGCTACTCAGACTTTATCCCTCAGAGCACACCCGCAGTTAGCTGAGGAGCTGGGGTCacttttctttgcatttataaTGTCTCATGCCAAACAGTTACACACTAGTGAATGCTAGCCCTGGGTTCTCCCGAATTCATCCTAGCACTTGCCGATTCCTGCCCCCCACGTGCAGTGCAGTTGGCATTCCGCGGATCCCAGATCACTCTGATTACTGACCACCCTGTACATCCTTTACCCGATGGGCTCATCTGGCAGCCTCTTaggttgtgttttttaaaaagtggctcaACAGAATTCACACTCGGATTATCCTTAAATTCACAAATTTAATAAAGGGGCGACCATTGCCACAGTCAGACTTTTTCCAGTTCAAAGAAACCTGTGCCCAACAGCAGCCCTGGACGCAGAGGCCATCATGGGGACTCTACACCAACGGGCGTGTCCCGCTTTGCGCCTGTAACTTGCCGCCGTGGTGGGCCGGCAGAACCTGTGTGTCACCCCCGCCGCACAGCGCGCGTGGGCGAGGGGTCGGCGGGGGCGTGGCCGGCGTGGCGTGCCCGGGGGTGTGGCCGGCGCGGCGGGGGGCGCAGGGGGCTCGGTGCGGGGGGGAGATCCGGGGGCGCCGGCGCGGCGCATGCGCGCTGCATTGTTTTGACTGAAAATGCCGTCGGTTTCGaaagcggcggcggcggcgctgAGCGGGTCCCCCCCGCAGACAGAGAAACCAACCCACTACAGGTCAGTGCCTGGGCTGCCGTCCGTGGCCTTCTGGGCGCTGCGGCGCAGAGCAGCGGCCCGCGTGCGCCACGGGCCCGGGTGTCGCCGCTGTGGGTGCGCCCCGCCCGCGCCCGCGCCCCCGCCGCCAGCTCTTGCGGGTCACGCCGTCAGGGCGCGGGCCGCCGCCTAAGGTGGAGTGGTGGCGCCCAGGGTTTTCGGTGACCCCTGGCTTGGGGGCTGGACTTGCTCCTGGTCTCCGGCGACCCCGCGCGCCAGACTGGAGTCTGGGGAACAGCGCCTGCGTTCGTAGCTCAGGGCCGCGCCTGGGCTGGAGGTGGGCGCACGGCCATCCGGACTCGGGCAGTCGCTGCCTGAGGTTGAGAGGCGGTTCCGGGGTCTGGGGTGACCTCTGGGTTGGGGGCGGAGCCGCACGGTGGCCGCTTGGTTGTGATCCCGGGGGTCGTTTCTGCGGCGCAGAAGAGGGGTTGCGCCTGGTGTGGGCGGGTGGCGCTTGCAGTCCATCTGGAACCTGTGAAGGTAGTCGAGCGGGAGTCGGGAGACAAGGACTGAGGATTGAGAGGTGGCTCCAGGGGTCAAGGACTAGAAGTGGGCAGAGAATGGAGTGTAGTTCTGTAGAGTTACCTGGAATCAGAGTTGGTGATGGCCTGCTAAGAGGAGGTCTATGCCTCGTGTCCGGGAATCTTCCTTATCTGGGGACTGGGAAGTGGTATTTGGGGTCAGGGAACGGAGAGTCTGCCTGACTGAAGTTAACTGGTCTCCGAGTTGGGAAGTGACACCCGgggtgctttttaaaaaggagggtACCGGGCCATGGCAGTCAGGATggactcaatgtgtgtgtgtgttgccggggcggggggtgggggggggatgtgtGCTTCGCGTCTGGTACCCTGCCCCGCCGCATCCCAGGGGCCTCCAGCCGGCGGTGGCTGCGGCCCGCAACGCTGTTTGTCTTTTTAGGTATCTAAAGGAGTTTAGGACAGAGCAGTGCTCCCTGTTTTTGCAGCATAAGTGCAGCCAGCACAGGCCGTTCACCTGTTTCCATTGGCATTTCCTAAATCAGCGTCGTCGCAGACCGCTCCGACGACGCGATGGCACCTTCAACTACAGCCCGGACATATACTGCTCCAAGTACGATGAGGCCACCGGCCTGTGTCCCGATGGTGATGAGTAAGTGGGGTTCCGGTGGGTGGCTCCTGGTCTTTCCTCAGGACGGGTGTTGACTCTGTGATCaacaggtttttggtttttgttttgagacagggtgtctttatgtagtcctggctgtcctgaaacactgtatgtagaccagactggcctcaaactcatagtgaTACCTGTCTTGGCCCCTtaaagtgctggcattaaaggtgtactACACTGGTCTCCTTGCTTCTTTTTAACACCCACTACCTGTAGAGGGAACCTCATTTTTATTCAAGACTTCCCAGGGTCAGTAGAGTATTGTGCTTGAGGGGCTCCCTGTTTGTAGGCTAGTTCCCTAAAAgatgatgtatgtgtgttgtaggGGAAAATCTTTGGTAATTCAAACTGATTTTGAGTCActtaccaccccaccccatctaaTGCTCTACTTTAAAACTGGCCCATGTTTTGATTTAAATCAGCTATCTGATTTAAAACGGTTTTGTGTGGTCAGTTGTAAGTGTGTCATGTGTAACATGTAAGTGTGGAATGTTTCCTTATGTATGTACTTTAAAGAAGAGTAGCAGAACTGTTAATTCTGATAAGGATTTGTGAATTGATTTATGGACAGGAGCCCGTGATCTGCTTATGCAGGGTAGGACTCTTAACACTGAGATGCATTCGGctcatttgttggttttttgttttgttttgttttgtttttttaatggtagGAAAGTTGTTTTATTTGCACATTGTCAGTTATGTAACACTTTTGGATTTTAATAAGTCAAGGTTTTGTTTGGGTTAGTTTATATTTTACAAGTTTCCTAATGGTGTTATGAACAGatgtctttgtgtgcatgtgtgtgcaggtgcagagtgtggtggctcatgcgcCAGTGCGTACACATACGATTAGAGTTCTCAAGTTAACCTTACATGTTGTTCCTCACCTTATTTTAAGacggggtctctcactggcctggagctggtTAAATAGGCCAGACTGGTTGGCCTGCCTGCAGGTGCCAGgggccacctgtctctgcctccctagcattggcattacaagtgtgtgccactgtgatCAGTGGTTTTGTCGTtgttgctttgtcttgttttgtcctgaatcagagttctggggatcagactcaggtctttCTGCTCTCGAGGCAGGTATTTTCCTGATGGGCTCTTTGTCCAGCTCCAGACATCTTGGTTTTGAAATAATGAAGACGGAAAAAGTCCAAGTGAGACTTTGTGTTCAAGGGAGGTGGGATATGATACCAGGAGGTGTTAAGCTTCCTTCAGgcagtgtggggggggggggtgagcttCCTGTCCTGGGGGgaagttttggtttgttttttttttttttttttgcccccacccccacccccagacatggtttctctgtgcagccttgacTGTtttgaaactctgtagaccaggctggcctcgaactcagatccacttgcttctgcctcccaagtgctgggattaaaggcgtgtaccaccactgcccggctaagattgtgtttttgattttgtgtgtgtgtgttcatgtgcacatgagCTTTCAGGACTCCACAAAGACTGGAGGATCTGCTAGCCCTCAAgtaacagatagttgtgagttaCTTAGTGTGAATTCTGGAAGCTCagcttggatcctctgcaagagcagtgcatggtcctgactgctgagccatctctccaacccctcacagaaggttttaaatgtatatatagcTGCTGTTAATGTAGCTCGAGGGCCAAGCTAGATAAACAGTGTAGTCTGCTGAGCTTCAGTGCATTCAGTTACAGTGGTGTAGAGCCAGCAGTATAGTTCAGTGAGCAAACAACATTTGCTGCCAAGTGAAGATTGACTTAAACTTAATGACTTTAACTTTATCTCAGGGACTCGcataatggaagaagaaaattcatacaCGTTCTCCTCTGACTCCTGTACATATGCTATGGCACATATGCATGTTTGCACGTGCATTCACACGCATACTATCTaaatacatacaatgtatttAGTTTTAGAAGTagtgtttagccctggctgttctggaagtcactctgtagaccaggctggctttgaatacACACAGatccatctgcccctgcctcctaagtgctagattGAAGGTGTGCAACCACCTATGGTATTTAATCTACCAAAGCTGTGCTGCTTGCATCCTCTTGAACTGGTGGTTCCTTTGAACATGTCGTTAGAAGACAGGTGACTGTCTGGCtgagacccaggctcagttccagTATTTTCCATGTTCTTTTGGTCACCTTGGGACTGCAGCtacctgaacctggagctggaaGACAGGAGGTGAATGGTGCCAACCTTGCCTGACCTTGTCCTAGGGTATATGCCTTGCAGATAACTCCTGGTGTTCCCcaatggtaatttttttttttttctttttggtttttcgagacagggtttctttgtatagccctggctgtcctggaacttacttcatagaccaggctggtctcgaactcagaaatccgcctgcctctgcctcccaaatgctggaattaaaggtgtgcgccaccacgcccagcccccaACGATAATCttaatttgtaaaaagaaagcatgtcTTGGCCTAAagggttggctcagtggttaagagcacttccagatgacctgggttcagttcccagcacccgcatggtagctcacaacccaCTTAggactccaggtccagggaatctTGACACTCTACTGAAGTCTGCAggtgccaggcacacacacattagaCAGAGAAACATGCAGATACGACACtcaaacacatataataaaatgaatctaaaaatcaGTCATGTCTCAGACAGTTTGCGGTTCTGAAACTCAGTTGGCCTGGTACTGGAGCATGTCAGAGCTGGGCACCCACAGTGTGTCCGTTCTTCCTGGAATGCAGTGTGCTGCACTCAGTATCACCTACAGCTGGTCCTCCGTAGCTGTGTACAAATGGTAACTAACCACAGAGTTAGTTAGACATGTTAACTGACACTCTGTGTGTCTGACACACAGCGTCAGGGGTGTCTCAGGGAAGACTTTTGTTTGTGGCTTCTCTGGAGCACATGGAATGATTTGCCCCTCGGGAAGCATTTGACAAGCTGCCTCCACTGGGAGTCTGTGCTTAGTAATTACTGAGGGCTTCCCCATCACTGCACATGTGGAAAGTTTTTCCTCCTGAATTGCACTTCTGGCTCATGCTGGGTTTCCATAGAAATGATAAATTAGATAGTACCCTCCAGAGCAATGATGGTGGGGCTTCCCCTTTATATCAGGgtcatgaatttattttatttactttttgcatAGTACGACCAAGCAATTAATAAACACTTACTGTAGTGCTGAAGTAAAACCCAGGCCCTCAGGAAAGCTAGGGTTAACCTCCGAGCCACATGCCTAGCCCcacaaatacattattttaaaacatcgcCATTTCTCAGATTAAAGGCCCTTTAACCAGTGAGTGGTAGAGTGAGCACCTGGTATTCTTGATGTGGGGTCATCCTGGGGCTCCGGACCTGTTCCAGGAGGGCAGCACTGGAGCGTGTCTCTGGGGGCCTCTTCTTTCTATCCTCGCCCTTTCCTTCTGGCTTTCCTACCCTCCCTGACCTCAGtgacctcctccttccctcttcaccTCTCCCTGTAGAGTCCTCCCACTTCTCCCTGTGGACACACCCTCTTTGGGAAAGCTTGCTGTCAAACAGTCTCATGGTTAAAATTCCCAGTCGgtagctgtcttagggtttcattgctgtgaagacaccatgatcaGGACACCATGATCAGGCagacatttcattggggctggcttacagtttcagaggtttagttcattgttgacatggcaggaagcatggcagtgtgcaggcagacatggtgctgggagtagaagctgagagttctacatcttgatctgtaggcCGCAGAAGGAGACTATATTCATAGCTTGAGTATAGGAGACCTCagagcccatccccacagtgacacacttcctccgtCAAAGTCATAGcccctaatagtaccactccctgctGGCCTCTGGGGGCCAGTTACATTTAGACTACCACAGTGGTCAGTCCTTGCTGCCTCCTCCCATGATTCTCTTTCAGCCTGTCCTTTGATAACTCTTGGAGCCCTACAGACTACTTCACTGCAGGGTTTGGCTCCAAAGGGTACTTCCTGCTTCATGCCATCCTGACTGACAACTTGCCCTTTGTTCTGGTGGGCATAACCTTTTCCCAGGATGGGCTTTGAATGATAGATAGCTCTGGGTCATGTGTGGTGGGCTTTGTCCCCCGTGGGAATGGCCTGCTTAGTTAAGTTAGCTGGCTAACTAGTGGTGGATCTGTCTCCCAAGCCCATTAGGCAGCAGCTAGGGCAGTTGATAGAGTTACTTTCATCTCTGTGCACGTCCAGCACAGGTGCTCATAGGGCTGCAAGCAGATTCACTGTCTGTgtctccgtctgtctgtctgtctgtctgtctgtatgcctatctctttttctgtgttttcttgagacagggtcttactatgtgactttggctgacttcagactcacagaggtctgcctgtctcctgtctctgccttccacatgctTAAAGTCATGTGCCATGACAACCAGTACCTCTCTTTTGAGGTAGTTTCTGGGGAGGAGAATGGGACTGGTACACAGGCAGAAGCTCTCCATGCTTATGGAGGCCGGGTGTGGCGCCTCCATACGATCAGTTGCACTTTACTTGGTAAGGTTAGGTGTTTTGGGTATGTCTTCCTGAACTATAGCAGGCAAAGAGTCTTCTAGGGGGCCAGGAGTGTGTCTTCATGGTTGTTTGGATGGGGAAGATTCAAGTGGCCCCCACTGCGTGCTTGCTATTTTCTGACTTAAGCACTGTCCCTGGCCATGTAGCTGGCTAAAAGCTTCCATCTGTCTTGTTTACACGAAAAATTGGACTCAGAAATTTGGTGGAACGTTGCTGTgagtttggtttagtttggtttgagtttgttgttgttcagaCAGGTTTTTACTCTGCCACACAAAGTGGGCTTGACCTtttggcagtcctcctgcctcagcaactGTGCTACTAGAATTATAAATGAGCTCTCACCTGGCTTGCTTTGCCTTTTCTGAGCAGCAGGCCTCATTTCCCTACTTGGTTCATGGGGCAGtccaccccaaccccaactccTAAGGACACCCGAGGCATCTGGGGACAGAGATGTTGTCTAGATGGGCTTCTGGAGCAGGGGGGATGTTTTTTCATTGTGGCTCCTAATGAAACTTTGTATTGGTCAGTGTTCTGATGCTGTGATGAGATacaatgaccacagcaactcttacagaagaaagcatttaattggggctgacttacggtttcagagatttagtctattatcatagcaggaagcatggcagcacacaggcagtcatggtgccgggaaggagctgagtgttctacatccagatctaaaggcagcaggaagagaaatcCTAGCCTTGGCTTAGacttaaaacctcaaagctcccctccagttacacacttccttcaataaggccacacctcctaatccctttgaagtagtgtcactccctgatggCAAGCATTCAGCTacgtgagtctatgggggcttCTTACTCAAACTTCAACCTGTTGGCCACTTGTTGGGTtctacttctcttcctcctcttcctcctcttcttctcatcctcctcctcttcctcctcctcttctcctcctcctcttcctcctcttccccttttcctcctccttctcttcctcctcctcttcctcctccttctcttcctccccctcctcctcctaagatttattatatattttttaaattttctaataatttatttgtttttatttcatgtgaattggtgtgtatttgcttatgtgtatatCAGTCAGTATAAGGGTATTGGATACTTTGTAGTTAAaaacacttgtgagctgccatgtaggtactgaggattgaatccaggtcctctggaagagcagccagtgcttttaaccacagagccatctctatagcctcttgatttattttttctttctttctttctttctttctttctttctttctttctttctttctttttgttcttattttgttttgtttttcaaacaaagggtttctctttgtagccctgcctgtcctggaatt
Proteins encoded in this region:
- the C17H16orf91 gene encoding protein CCSMST1, giving the protein MNSVLCSRAAGAVRALRLVGWASRSLHPPPRGRSPAQPADREKEDEDPNLPIQFSGSKATPIRWTVEHSLGKPQQRPWWKVLPLTLTLVALVVWCYQREESGMDLWLGQVLEEEDEEEPEGPPEELEAPALYGART